Proteins encoded together in one Micromonospora kangleipakensis window:
- the galE gene encoding UDP-glucose 4-epimerase GalE, translating to MLLDNGHDVTVLDDLRTGHQEALAPEATHVDLPIHEAARVLTPDAGFEGVLHFAALIAAGESMVKPELYWHTNTVGSLALLDAVRAARVPRLVFSSTAAVYGNPTEVPIPETAVKAPTNTYGATKLAVDMALTSEAIAHDLAAVSLRYFNVAGAYLHGGRAIGERHDPETHLIPLALQVAAGKREKLQLFGDDYPTVDGTCVRDYIHVEDLARAHLLALTDATPGRHRIYNLGNGKGFTNRQVVDVVREVTGHPLPVEVAPRREGDPAELVASSALAREELGWVPAKPTLHDMVGDAWAFYRAHVLEQR from the coding sequence ATGCTGCTGGACAACGGCCACGACGTGACGGTCCTGGACGATCTGCGGACCGGCCACCAGGAGGCCCTCGCCCCCGAGGCGACCCACGTCGACCTGCCGATCCACGAGGCCGCCCGGGTGCTCACCCCGGACGCCGGCTTCGAGGGCGTACTGCACTTCGCCGCCCTGATCGCCGCCGGCGAGTCGATGGTCAAGCCCGAGCTGTACTGGCACACCAACACCGTCGGCTCGCTCGCCCTGCTCGACGCGGTCCGGGCCGCCCGGGTGCCCCGGCTGGTCTTCTCCTCCACCGCCGCCGTCTACGGCAACCCCACCGAGGTGCCCATCCCGGAGACCGCGGTCAAGGCGCCCACCAACACGTACGGGGCGACCAAGCTGGCCGTCGACATGGCGCTCACCTCCGAGGCGATCGCGCACGACCTGGCCGCCGTCTCGCTGCGCTACTTCAACGTCGCCGGGGCCTACCTGCACGGCGGCCGGGCCATCGGGGAGCGGCACGACCCGGAGACGCACTTGATCCCGCTCGCGCTCCAGGTCGCCGCCGGCAAGCGGGAGAAGCTCCAGCTCTTCGGCGACGACTACCCCACCGTCGACGGCACCTGCGTGCGCGACTACATCCACGTCGAGGATCTGGCCCGCGCCCACCTGCTGGCGCTGACCGACGCGACGCCCGGCCGGCACCGGATCTACAACCTGGGCAACGGCAAGGGCTTCACCAACCGGCAGGTGGTCGACGTGGTCCGCGAGGTCACCGGGCATCCGCTGCCGGTCGAGGTGGCGCCGCGCCGCGAGGGCGACCCCGCCGAGCTGGTCGCCTCCTCCGCGCTGGCCCGCGAGGAGCTGGGCTGGGTGCCGGCGAAGCCCACCCTGCACGACATGGTCGGCGACGCCTGGGCCTTCTACCGCGCGCACGTCCTGGAGCAGCGGTGA
- a CDS encoding hemolysin family protein, whose protein sequence is MREAGGPGLRRRPPGRPRREPGPVARTVARLVVRAADGATRLVTDLLGTSPTAGRERISEAELRDLVAANTVLDPDERRIIDEVLVAGASLVREVMMPRTEVVFLSARLTIAEAERLVRAETHTRYPVVDGTHDDVVGFVHLRDVLLRPDRDPCTTVGELIREVKQLPGSKRVLAALTEMRREGHHLAVVVDEYGGTAGIVTCEDLIEELVGEIHDEYDTPPDPGHAGLPAVVDGRLNLADFAERTGVPLPAGPYETVGGFVMAALGRLPVAGDEVPVTPGPDEVGGPDPDDPTDGWLLRVLALDGRRVSRLAVSTARLPEQRRELTAPAVPAESRPAGPS, encoded by the coding sequence ATGCGGGAAGCAGGTGGTCCCGGGCTCCGGCGACGACCGCCGGGGCGGCCCCGGCGCGAACCGGGGCCGGTCGCCCGGACCGTCGCCCGGCTCGTGGTCCGCGCCGCCGACGGCGCCACCCGTCTCGTCACCGACCTGCTCGGGACCAGCCCCACCGCCGGCCGGGAACGGATCAGCGAGGCGGAGCTGCGCGACCTGGTCGCCGCGAACACGGTGCTCGATCCCGACGAACGCCGGATCATCGACGAGGTGCTGGTGGCCGGGGCGAGCCTGGTCCGCGAGGTGATGATGCCCCGCACCGAGGTCGTCTTCCTCTCCGCCCGGCTCACCATCGCCGAGGCGGAGCGGCTGGTCCGGGCCGAGACGCACACCCGGTACCCGGTGGTCGACGGCACCCACGACGACGTGGTCGGCTTCGTCCACCTGCGGGACGTGCTGCTCCGCCCCGACCGCGACCCGTGCACCACCGTCGGCGAGCTGATCCGCGAGGTCAAGCAGCTACCCGGCAGCAAGCGGGTGCTCGCCGCGCTCACCGAGATGCGCCGGGAGGGCCACCACCTCGCCGTCGTCGTCGACGAGTACGGCGGCACCGCCGGCATCGTCACCTGCGAGGACCTCATCGAGGAGCTGGTCGGGGAGATCCACGACGAGTACGACACCCCGCCCGACCCGGGCCACGCCGGGCTGCCCGCCGTCGTCGACGGGCGACTCAACCTCGCCGACTTCGCCGAGCGCACCGGTGTCCCGCTGCCGGCCGGGCCGTACGAGACGGTCGGCGGCTTCGTGATGGCCGCCCTGGGCCGGCTCCCGGTCGCCGGGGACGAGGTGCCGGTGACCCCCGGGCCGGACGAGGTCGGTGGACCCGACCCGGACGACCCGACCGACGGCTGGCTGCTGCGGGTGCTCGCCCTCGACGGGCGGCGGGTCTCCCGGCTCGCGGTCTCCACGGCGCGTCTGCCCGAGCAACGGCGCGAGCTCACCGCGCCGGCGGTGCCGGCGGAGAGCCGACCCGCCGGCCCGTCATGA
- the trpS gene encoding tryptophan--tRNA ligase, which produces MSDVPARPRVFSGIQPTADSFHLGNYLGAVRHWVALQETHDAFYCVVDLHAITAGHDPKVLKQRSRLAAAQLFAVGLDPERSTLFVQSQVPEHPQLAWVLGCITGFGEASRMTQFKDKSQKQGSERASVGLFTYPILQAADILLYQANAVPVGEDQRQHLELSRDLAQRFNSLFGPTFTVPAPHIVKDTAKITDLQDPTAKMSKSSSSPAGIIDLLEDPARSAKKIRSAVTDTGREIVFDVETKPGIANLLTIYSALSGRGIDDLVAAYAGKGYGDLKKDLAEVVREFVTPIQERTRAYLDDPAQLDKLLAQGAEKARVVAAATLRTAYERVGFFPPVRFE; this is translated from the coding sequence ATGTCCGACGTACCCGCCCGCCCGCGCGTCTTCTCCGGCATCCAGCCGACGGCCGACTCGTTCCACCTCGGCAACTACCTGGGCGCGGTACGGCACTGGGTGGCCCTGCAGGAGACCCACGACGCGTTCTACTGCGTGGTCGACCTGCACGCGATCACCGCCGGGCACGACCCGAAGGTGCTCAAGCAGCGGTCCCGGCTCGCCGCCGCCCAGCTCTTCGCGGTCGGGCTCGACCCGGAGCGCAGCACCCTGTTCGTCCAGTCTCAGGTGCCCGAGCACCCGCAGCTGGCCTGGGTGCTCGGCTGCATCACCGGCTTCGGCGAGGCCAGCCGGATGACCCAGTTCAAGGACAAGTCGCAGAAGCAGGGCAGCGAGCGGGCCAGCGTCGGCCTCTTCACGTACCCGATCCTGCAGGCCGCGGACATCCTGCTCTACCAGGCCAACGCGGTCCCCGTCGGCGAGGACCAGCGCCAGCACCTGGAGCTCTCCCGGGACCTGGCCCAGCGGTTCAACTCGCTGTTCGGGCCCACCTTCACGGTGCCCGCGCCGCACATCGTCAAGGACACCGCGAAGATCACCGACCTGCAGGACCCGACGGCCAAGATGTCGAAGTCGTCCTCCTCGCCGGCCGGCATCATCGACCTGCTGGAGGATCCGGCCCGCTCGGCCAAGAAGATCCGCTCCGCGGTCACCGACACCGGCCGCGAGATCGTCTTCGACGTCGAGACCAAGCCGGGCATCGCCAACCTGCTCACCATCTACTCGGCGCTCTCCGGCCGGGGCATCGACGACCTGGTGGCCGCGTACGCGGGCAAGGGGTACGGCGACCTGAAGAAGGACCTCGCCGAGGTGGTGCGGGAGTTCGTCACCCCGATCCAGGAGCGCACCCGCGCCTACCTGGACGACCCGGCCCAGCTGGACAAGCTGCTCGCCCAGGGCGCGGAGAAGGCCCGCGTGGTCGCCGCGGCGACGCTGCGGACGGCGTACGAGCGGGTCGGGTTCTTCCCGCCGGTCCGCTTCGAGTAG
- a CDS encoding 2'-5' RNA ligase family protein, translating to MGTQSVAGGVARSVDRRDGVPDAGDTIQIGIAVDIPEPWGGMLTRRRVEAGDPQAVPAHVTLLGPTEIPVAALPAVEKHLAEVASAHLPFTLHLRGTGTFRPVTQVVFVAVAAGISECELLASAIRSAPELHREARFPYHPHVTVAQDVAPEALDRAYEDLADFSALFEVEAFTLFSHSGQTRWQPRRDFRLGG from the coding sequence GTGGGGACGCAGTCGGTGGCCGGAGGGGTGGCGCGGAGCGTGGATCGCAGGGACGGGGTGCCGGACGCCGGCGACACCATCCAGATCGGGATCGCGGTGGACATCCCCGAGCCGTGGGGCGGGATGCTGACCCGCCGCCGGGTCGAGGCCGGTGACCCGCAGGCCGTCCCGGCCCACGTGACGCTGCTCGGGCCGACCGAGATCCCGGTGGCGGCCCTGCCGGCGGTCGAGAAGCACCTCGCCGAGGTGGCCAGCGCCCACCTGCCGTTCACCCTGCACCTGCGGGGCACCGGCACCTTCCGGCCGGTGACCCAGGTGGTCTTCGTGGCGGTCGCGGCCGGGATCAGCGAGTGCGAGCTGCTCGCCTCGGCGATCCGCTCGGCGCCCGAGCTGCACCGCGAGGCCCGCTTCCCGTACCACCCGCACGTCACGGTGGCACAGGACGTCGCCCCGGAGGCGCTGGACCGGGCGTACGAGGACCTGGCCGACTTCTCTGCGCTCTTCGAGGTGGAGGCGTTCACCCTCTTCTCGCACAGCGGGCAGACCCGGTGGCAGCCCCGCCGGGACTTCCGGCTCGGCGGCTGA
- a CDS encoding YihY/virulence factor BrkB family protein, whose translation MNVIGRIEASLGRRVDAVRRRSAAFDHLWRAGTLYSDVLGGRLAAAIAYYGFFAVFALALVAYWIFGAILQDNDEVSKAAADFLDENLPFLNPQQIAQSSNTVGVIGLIILVITGIGWVEAIRSSQRLMYGFNQQPGNLVVRRVVDLGVMVAVFVLLGVSVAAVDALESLLRFLLRSTGSVGLTTVSAVLSVLINAVLATALLVAVPRLRMSRRRLRPVVLVVAVGITLLNTVGRYYVVRTERNPAYTVVATAVGLLLYLYLLNQLVLFGAALAATSPYGRVVDLAEGGSAAEVDVEVDEETEPGTPGGAG comes from the coding sequence GTGAACGTGATCGGCCGGATCGAGGCCAGTCTCGGCCGCCGGGTGGACGCGGTCCGGCGGCGCTCGGCGGCCTTCGACCACCTCTGGCGGGCCGGGACGCTCTACAGCGACGTGCTGGGCGGCCGGCTCGCGGCGGCGATCGCCTACTACGGCTTCTTCGCGGTCTTCGCGCTGGCGCTGGTCGCGTACTGGATCTTCGGCGCGATCCTGCAGGACAACGACGAGGTCAGCAAGGCGGCGGCGGATTTCCTCGACGAGAACCTGCCCTTCCTGAACCCGCAGCAGATCGCGCAGAGCAGCAACACCGTCGGGGTGATCGGCCTGATCATCCTGGTCATCACCGGAATCGGGTGGGTGGAGGCGATCCGCTCCTCGCAGCGACTGATGTACGGCTTCAACCAGCAGCCCGGCAACCTGGTGGTCCGCCGTGTGGTCGACCTGGGCGTGATGGTGGCGGTCTTCGTGCTGCTCGGCGTCTCGGTGGCCGCCGTCGACGCGCTGGAGTCGCTGCTGCGGTTCCTGTTGCGCAGCACCGGTTCGGTCGGCCTGACCACGGTCAGCGCGGTGCTCAGCGTCCTGATCAACGCGGTGCTGGCCACCGCGCTGCTGGTGGCGGTGCCCCGGCTGCGGATGAGCCGCCGCCGGCTGCGGCCGGTCGTCCTGGTGGTCGCCGTCGGGATCACCCTGCTGAACACCGTCGGGCGCTACTACGTGGTACGGACCGAGCGGAACCCGGCGTACACCGTGGTGGCGACCGCGGTGGGGCTGCTGCTCTACCTCTACCTGCTCAACCAGTTGGTGCTGTTCGGCGCGGCCCTGGCCGCCACCAGCCCGTACGGCCGGGTGGTCGACCTGGCGGAGGGCGGCTCGGCCGCGGAGGTGGACGTGGAGGTCGACGAGGAGACCGAACCGGGTACCCCGGGAGGGGCGGGCTGA
- a CDS encoding GntR family transcriptional regulator: MRIRIDQTSAVPPYEQVRGQLARMIGDGRLPVGTRLPAVRQLAADLGLAVNTVARAYRELETAGLVETRGRHGTVVAPGRDDATDRLQRAATGYAAEAVRLGVPPDRALALVRAALDAAHPG, encoded by the coding sequence ATGCGGATCCGGATCGACCAGACCTCGGCGGTACCGCCGTACGAGCAGGTGCGCGGGCAGCTCGCCCGGATGATCGGGGACGGCCGGCTGCCGGTCGGCACCCGGCTGCCCGCCGTCCGGCAGCTCGCCGCCGACCTCGGCCTGGCGGTGAACACGGTGGCCCGGGCGTACCGGGAGCTGGAGACCGCCGGGCTGGTGGAGACCCGGGGCCGGCACGGCACCGTGGTGGCGCCGGGGCGCGACGACGCGACGGACCGGCTGCAGCGCGCCGCCACCGGGTACGCCGCCGAGGCGGTGCGGCTCGGCGTCCCGCCGGACCGGGCGCTGGCCCTGGTCCGCGCCGCCCTGGACGCCGCCCACCCCGGCTGA